A genomic window from Arvicola amphibius chromosome 5, mArvAmp1.2, whole genome shotgun sequence includes:
- the Lrrc4c gene encoding leucine-rich repeat-containing protein 4C, giving the protein MLNKMTLHPQQIMIGPRFNRALFDPLLVVLLALQLLVVAGLVRAQTCPSVCSCSNQFSKVICVRKNLREVPDGISTNTRLLNLHENQIQIIKVNSFKHLRHLEILQLSRNHIRTIEIGAFNGLANLNTLELFDNRLTTIPNGAFVYLSKLKELWLRNNPIESIPSYAFNRIPSLRRLDLGELKRLSYISEGAFEGLSNLRYLNLAMCNLREIPNLTPLIKLDELDLSGNHLSAIRPGSFQGLMHLQKLWMIQSQIQVIERNAFDNLQSLVEINLAHNNLTLLPHDLFTPLHHLERIHLHHNPWNCNCDILWLSWWIRDMAPSNTACCARCNTPPNLKGRYIGELDQNYFTCYAPVIVEPPADLNVTEGMAAELKCRASTSLTSVSWITPNGTVMTHGAYKVRIAVLSDGTLNFTNVTVQDTGMYTCMVSNSVGNTTASATLNVTAATTTPFSYFSTVTVETMEPSQDEARTTDNHVGPTPVIDWETTNATTSLTPQSTRSTEKTFTIPVTDINSGIPGIDEVMKTTKIIIGCFVAITLMAAVMLVIFYKMRKQHHRQNHHAPTRTVEIINVDDELTGDPPMESHLPMPAIEHEHLNHYNSYKSPFNHTTTVNTINSIHSSVHEPLLIRMNSKDNVQETQI; this is encoded by the coding sequence ATGTTGAACAAGATGACCTTACATCCACAGCAGATAATGATAGGTCCTAGGTTTAACAGGGCCCTATTTGACCCCCTGCTTGTGGTGCTGTTGGCTCTTCAACTTCTTGTGGTGGCTGGTCTGGTCCGAGCTCAAACCTGCCCTTCAGTGTGCTCCTGCAGCAACCAGTTCAGCAAGGTAATTTGTGTTCGCAAGAACCTTCGTGAGGTTCCTGATGGCATCTCCACCAACACAAGGCTGCTGAACCTCCATGAGAACCAAATACAGATCATCAAAGTGAACAGCTTCAAGCACTTAAGGCACTTGGAAATCCTCCAGTTGAGCAGGAATCATATTCGAACCATTGAAATTGGGGCCTTCAATGGTTTGGCGAACCTCAACACTCTGGAACTCTTTGACAATCGTCTTACTACCATCCCGAATGGAGCTTTTGTGTATCTCTCTAAACTGAAGGAGCTCTGGTTGCGCAACAACCCCATTGAAAGCATCCCTTCCTATGCTTTTAACAGAATCCCTTCTTTGCGCCGCCTAGACTTGGGGGAATTAAAAAGGCTTTCTTACATCTCAGAAGGTGCCTTTGAAGGTCTGTCCAACTTGAGGTATTTGAACCTTGCCATGTGCAACCTCCGTGAAATCCCTAACCTCACGCCGCTCATCAAACTGGACGAACTAGATCTTTCTGGGAACCATTTGTCTGCCATCAGACCTGGCTCTTTTCAGGGGTTGATGCACCTTCAAAAACTGTGGATGATACAGTCTCAGATTCAAGTGATTGAACGCAATGCCTTTGATAACCTCCAGTCATTAGTGGAGATCAACCTGGCACACAACAATCTAACATTACTGCCTCATGACCTCTTCACGCCCTTGCATCATCTAGAGCGGATACACCTTCATCACAACCCATGGAACTGTAACTGTGATATCCTGTGGCTCAGCTGGTGGATACGAGACATGGCTCCCTCGAACACAGCTTGTTGTGCCAGGTGTAACACTCCCCCCAATCTGAAAGGAAGATATATCGGAGAGCTGGACCAGAATTATTTCACATGCTATGCTCCGGTGATTGTGGAACCCCCTGCAGACCTCAATGTCACTGAAGGCATGGCAGCTGAGCTAAAATGTCGGGCATCTACATCCCTGACTTCCGTGTCTTGGATTACTCCAAATGGAACAGTCATGACCCATGGGGCATACAAAGTGCGGATAGCTGTGCTTAGTGATGGCACGTTAAATTTCACAAATGTAACTGTGCAAgacacaggcatgtacacatgtatggtgAGTAATTCTGTTGGCAACACTACTGCTTCTGCCACCTTGAATGTTACAGCTGCAACCACTACTCCTTTCTCTTACTTTTCAACTGTAACAGTAGAGACTATGGAACCTTCTCAGGACGAGGCACGAACCACAGATAACCATGTGGGTCCCACTCCAGTGATTGATTGGGAGACTACTAACGCAACCACATCTCTTACGCCACAGAGCACAAGGTCAACAGAGAAAACATTCACCATCCCAGTGACTGACATCAACAGTGGAATCCCAGGAATTGATGAGGTCATGAAAACAACCAAAATCATTATCGGGTGTTTTGTGGCCATCACACTCATGGCTGCTGTGATGCTGGTCATTTTCTACAAGATGAGGAAGCAGCACCATCGGCAAAACCACCATGCTCCAACAAGGACTGTTGAAATCATTAACGTGGATGATGAGCTCACTGGGGATCCACCTATGGAAAGTCACCTGCCCATGCCTGCAATTGAGCATGAGCACCTAAACCACTATAACTCTTACAAATCTCCCTTCAACCACACAACAACAGTAAACACAATAAATTCAATACACAGTTCAGTGCATGAACCGTTATTGATCCGAATGAACTCTAAAGACAATGTACAAGAGactcaaatataa